A genomic region of Halomonas aestuarii contains the following coding sequences:
- the recB gene encoding exodeoxyribonuclease V subunit beta, with protein sequence MNSPDTARNNVESVHTAETPRLDPVALPLTGSRLIEASAGTGKTFTIALLYLRLVLGPRNEEDAASFPRPLTPPEILVVTFTNAATQELRDRIRARLVEAAEAFSPQAPDDAPESGTDPDSLASSDSHEGAPGADQSGGHSTGMSNVAPREGFTAPPRRPAAGSAPSQNETGDLFAEPSVDNTEPEAELSPSSEPPGSDPLLALRDSYPRESWPTCARRLRLAAEWMDEAAVSTIHSWCHRMLREHAFDSGSLFALEMSLDQSEMDLEIARDYWRSFYYDLDPEALAIVARYWTTPDALNDTAARLRTHAAALPAAPPPFDALANYREQRAAALAELKAPWPAWLDELEALLEAAAQRKAFNGQKLNAKSRANWLAALREWAHDPELASPDLTPAAWKRLTPDGITEIWKEEPAPNLPALEALEELPDKLAALPDPFADLLAHAVHWMAARRETVQRRRAELGPDDLLHRLDAAFAGEAGETLAARIREQFPVALVDEFQDTDPVQYRLFDRVYELEKNRDDSAVLLIGDPKQAIYAFRGADIHTYLQARRDTAGRHVTLGTNFRSAEPMVAAVNRVFEHAEQSDAGAFLFRRGDDNPVPFSPVETNGRKDALTRNGATQPALTLWHLAADETLSKGAYLHELAGRCATEMASLLREGQAGQTGFVKASGEEQGELRPLAPSDLAVLVNNAGEARAIRSALLARGIRSVYLSDKEGVFETEAAAELEGWLAACAAPDDERCLRAALATPSLGLSLAELDALNGGPQQDELAWEARVMQFRDYHRQWQRRGVLPMLHRLLADFAVPGRLLAVPEGERRLTDMLHLGELLQEASAEIDGEHALLRFLAESRAHPHAQSDTHRLRLESDADLVQVVTIHKSKGLEYPLVFLPFIAAFRPVKQGDLPLRWHDDDGHLRLTLSADEATLARADRERLGEDLRKLYVALTRARHATWLGLAPLDAMERSAVGHLLKGGEELTPEALRPALEALADADGHERGRVTVIDAPEAEATPVELATDDTPLGHARAPSRTIREHWWIASYSALRTGATPDEEAESAVQAEPAPEPTTADEATAMEVIDEPFDAAASTVSEGSLHRFPRGPSAGTFLHGLLEWAGEEGFARVAQDAEMRADTLARRANRRGWEGQIAALEQWLPELLTTPLPVPNSDDGEAAPLRLDALDGYRVELEFWFAAHRVNTRRLDALVSAHTLGGRPRPALEPDTLNGMLKGFIDLVVEHEGRFYVLDWKSNHLGADDAAYTEAAMGEAVLEKRYDVQYCLYLLALHRLLAARLPDYNIERHLGGVLYVFLRGTRAPSRGVHAERPPSELILALDTLFRAAEEAAA encoded by the coding sequence ATGAACTCGCCCGATACCGCTCGAAATAACGTGGAAAGCGTGCACACGGCCGAGACGCCGCGCCTCGACCCGGTGGCGCTGCCGCTCACCGGCAGCCGGCTGATCGAGGCCAGCGCCGGCACCGGCAAGACCTTCACCATCGCCCTGCTCTACCTGCGCCTGGTGCTCGGCCCCCGGAACGAGGAGGACGCGGCCAGCTTCCCGCGGCCGCTGACGCCGCCGGAGATCCTGGTGGTGACCTTCACCAACGCCGCCACCCAGGAGCTGCGCGACCGCATCCGTGCCCGGCTGGTCGAAGCGGCCGAGGCCTTTTCTCCACAGGCGCCCGACGACGCGCCCGAATCGGGGACGGACCCCGATTCCTTAGCAAGTAGCGATAGCCACGAAGGGGCACCGGGAGCAGATCAAAGCGGAGGTCATTCGACAGGGATGTCGAATGTAGCGCCCAGGGAGGGGTTCACAGCGCCTCCGCGGCGACCTGCCGCCGGATCAGCCCCGTCCCAGAACGAAACCGGAGATCTCTTCGCAGAACCTTCTGTGGATAACACAGAGCCCGAAGCAGAACTCTCACCGAGCAGCGAACCGCCGGGCAGCGATCCGCTGCTCGCCCTGCGCGACAGCTACCCCCGCGAGAGCTGGCCGACCTGCGCCCGCCGGCTGCGGCTGGCCGCCGAGTGGATGGACGAGGCCGCGGTCTCCACCATCCACTCCTGGTGCCACCGCATGCTGCGCGAGCACGCCTTCGACAGCGGCAGCCTGTTCGCCCTGGAGATGTCGCTGGACCAGTCCGAGATGGACCTGGAGATCGCCCGAGACTACTGGCGCAGCTTCTACTACGACCTCGACCCCGAGGCGCTGGCGATCGTCGCCCGCTACTGGACCACGCCGGACGCCCTCAACGACACCGCCGCCCGGCTGCGCACCCACGCCGCCGCCCTGCCCGCCGCGCCACCGCCCTTTGATGCGCTCGCGAACTACCGCGAGCAGCGCGCCGCGGCGCTCGCCGAGCTCAAGGCGCCCTGGCCGGCCTGGCTCGACGAGCTGGAAGCCCTGCTCGAGGCGGCCGCCCAGCGCAAGGCCTTCAACGGCCAGAAGCTCAACGCCAAGAGCCGCGCCAACTGGCTCGCCGCCCTGCGCGAATGGGCCCATGACCCCGAACTCGCGAGCCCCGATCTCACTCCCGCCGCCTGGAAGCGCCTGACGCCCGACGGCATCACCGAGATCTGGAAGGAAGAGCCGGCCCCGAACCTGCCCGCGCTGGAGGCGCTGGAAGAGTTGCCGGATAAGCTCGCCGCGCTGCCCGACCCCTTCGCCGACCTGCTCGCCCACGCCGTGCACTGGATGGCCGCGCGCCGGGAGACCGTGCAGCGCCGCCGCGCCGAGCTCGGCCCCGACGACCTGCTGCACCGGCTCGACGCCGCCTTCGCGGGCGAGGCCGGCGAGACGCTCGCCGCTCGCATCCGCGAGCAGTTCCCGGTGGCGCTGGTCGACGAGTTCCAGGACACCGACCCGGTACAGTACCGCCTCTTCGACCGGGTCTATGAGCTGGAGAAGAACCGGGACGACAGCGCCGTGCTGCTGATCGGCGATCCCAAGCAGGCGATCTACGCCTTCCGTGGCGCCGATATCCACACCTACCTCCAGGCCCGGCGCGACACCGCCGGCCGCCACGTCACGCTCGGCACCAACTTCCGCTCCGCCGAACCCATGGTCGCGGCGGTCAACCGGGTGTTCGAACATGCCGAGCAGAGCGACGCCGGCGCCTTCCTGTTCCGCCGCGGCGACGACAATCCCGTCCCGTTCAGCCCTGTAGAGACGAACGGTCGCAAGGATGCCCTCACGCGAAACGGCGCCACACAGCCGGCGCTGACCCTCTGGCACCTGGCCGCCGACGAGACGCTTTCCAAGGGCGCCTACCTCCACGAGCTGGCCGGGCGCTGCGCCACCGAGATGGCCAGCCTCCTGCGCGAGGGTCAGGCCGGGCAGACGGGTTTTGTGAAGGCCAGTGGTGAAGAGCAAGGAGAGCTGCGCCCGCTGGCGCCGTCGGATCTCGCGGTGCTGGTCAACAACGCCGGCGAGGCCCGCGCCATCCGAAGCGCCCTGCTGGCCCGCGGCATCCGCAGCGTCTACCTCTCCGACAAGGAGGGCGTGTTCGAGACCGAGGCCGCCGCCGAGCTGGAGGGGTGGCTCGCCGCCTGCGCCGCGCCGGACGACGAACGCTGCCTGCGCGCCGCGCTCGCCACGCCGAGCCTCGGGCTCTCCCTTGCCGAGCTCGACGCCCTGAACGGCGGCCCCCAGCAGGACGAGCTGGCCTGGGAGGCGCGGGTGATGCAGTTCCGCGACTACCATCGCCAGTGGCAGCGCCGCGGCGTGCTGCCCATGCTGCATCGACTGCTGGCCGACTTCGCGGTGCCCGGGCGGCTCTTGGCGGTGCCCGAGGGCGAGCGACGGCTCACCGACATGCTGCACCTCGGCGAGCTCTTGCAGGAGGCCAGCGCCGAGATCGACGGCGAGCACGCCCTGCTGCGCTTCCTCGCCGAATCCCGCGCGCATCCGCACGCGCAGTCCGACACCCACCGCCTGCGCCTGGAGAGCGACGCCGACCTGGTGCAGGTGGTGACCATCCACAAGTCCAAGGGCCTGGAGTACCCGCTGGTGTTCCTGCCCTTCATCGCCGCCTTCCGCCCGGTGAAGCAGGGCGACCTGCCGCTGCGCTGGCACGACGACGACGGCCACCTGCGCCTGACGCTCTCCGCCGACGAGGCGACGCTCGCCCGCGCCGACCGCGAGCGCCTGGGCGAGGACCTGCGCAAGCTCTACGTCGCCCTGACCCGCGCCCGCCACGCCACCTGGCTCGGCCTGGCGCCGCTGGACGCCATGGAGCGCAGCGCCGTCGGCCACCTGCTCAAGGGCGGCGAGGAACTGACGCCCGAGGCCCTGCGCCCAGCCCTCGAGGCGCTGGCGGACGCGGATGGTCACGAGAGAGGTCGGGTGACGGTGATCGACGCTCCCGAGGCCGAGGCCACGCCGGTCGAACTCGCCACCGACGACACGCCGCTCGGCCATGCCCGCGCGCCCAGCCGGACGATCCGCGAGCACTGGTGGATCGCCAGCTACTCGGCGCTGCGCACCGGCGCCACCCCGGATGAGGAAGCTGAATCCGCCGTCCAGGCCGAGCCGGCCCCCGAGCCCACCACCGCCGACGAGGCCACGGCGATGGAGGTGATCGACGAGCCCTTCGACGCGGCGGCTTCCACGGTGAGCGAGGGCTCGCTTCACCGCTTCCCCCGCGGCCCCTCGGCGGGCACCTTCCTGCACGGCCTGCTGGAGTGGGCCGGCGAGGAGGGCTTCGCCCGGGTGGCCCAGGACGCCGAGATGCGCGCCGACACCCTGGCCCGGCGCGCTAACCGCCGCGGCTGGGAGGGCCAGATCGCCGCCCTCGAACAGTGGCTGCCGGAGCTACTGACCACGCCGCTGCCGGTGCCGAATTCGGACGATGGCGAGGCCGCGCCGCTGCGCCTCGATGCCCTGGACGGCTACCGGGTCGAGCTGGAGTTCTGGTTCGCCGCCCACCGGGTGAACACCCGCCGACTGGACGCCCTCGTAAGCGCTCACACACTCGGCGGCCGGCCGCGGCCGGCGCTCGAGCCCGATACCCTCAACGGCATGCTCAAGGGCTTCATCGACCTGGTGGTGGAGCACGAGGGGCGCTTCTACGTGCTCGACTGGAAGTCCAACCACCTGGGCGCCGACGACGCCGCCTACACCGAGGCGGCGATGGGTGAGGCCGTGCTCGAGAAGCGCTACGACGTGCAGTACTGCCTCTACCTGCTGGCCCTGCACCGGCTGCTCGCGGCCCGGCTGCCGGACTACAACATCGAGCGCCACCTGGGCGGGGTGCTCTACGTCTTCCTGCGCGGCACCCGCGCGCCCTCCCGCGGCGTGCACGCCGAACGCCCGCCGAGCGAGCTGATCCTCGCGCTCGATACCCTGTTTCGCGCCGCCGAGGAGGCCGCCGCATGA
- the recD gene encoding exodeoxyribonuclease V subunit alpha yields the protein MMPDTPNHTAAPEAALMQAPEQALANHAALFALLDRWVARGWLRSLDRAFAAFLHREATAANGVSEASPLLLLAAALASHQLGRGHVCLDLTQTLATPDLALSLPPEGDSLEDPPPLPSRVMAALELDAWRAALAQPELVAEGPGSTPLVLAGSRERPRLYLRRYWQHEQDIHSRINERLGEAKSDDETPDAARLRPILNALFPNRSDAPHAIDWQKAACALAGRSRFAVITGGPGTGKTTTVVRLLALLQALALGENGGEGEGEGEQALRIRLAAPTGKAAARLNESIAGQVAKLDLDGLADDPERLRSVIPKEVSTLHRLLGSRPDTRRFRHDRHNPLPLDVLVVDEASMVDVGMMAAMLEALPPRARLVLLGDKDQLASVEAGSVLGDLCARAEGGHYTPATAEWLGEATGQPLPAKTLDADGQPLDQAIAMLRVSHRFTADSGIGQLAAAINLEAAPAAKRHAITTALTHGFADLSHHKLSADDERGLARLAVTGCPERFPNAKAADAPPVGYRHFLSVMTEQRPADQADQQDFDDWARQVLAAHGDFQLLCALRRGPWGVEGLNERVRQALEQEKLIDSEDGRQRWYPGRPVLVTKNDYGLGLMNGDIGITLDMPRPGAVPGDGSRRLLRVAFPAGDGTDRIKWVLPSRLQAVETVFAMTVHKSQGSEFTHAALVLPDAPNPILTRELVYTGITRARHWLTLVETGRGQLMDAAQRRVMRVSGLGS from the coding sequence ATGATGCCGGATACCCCGAACCACACTGCCGCGCCCGAAGCCGCGCTGATGCAAGCGCCCGAACAGGCGCTGGCCAATCACGCGGCGCTCTTCGCCCTGCTCGACCGCTGGGTGGCGCGCGGCTGGCTGCGCTCGCTGGACCGCGCCTTCGCCGCCTTCCTGCATCGCGAGGCGACGGCGGCCAACGGGGTGAGTGAAGCCTCACCCCTGCTGTTGCTGGCGGCCGCACTCGCCAGCCACCAGCTCGGCCGCGGCCACGTCTGCCTGGATCTCACCCAGACGCTCGCCACGCCGGACCTCGCGCTCTCGCTGCCGCCGGAGGGCGACAGCCTGGAGGACCCGCCGCCGCTGCCCAGCCGGGTGATGGCCGCGCTGGAGCTGGACGCCTGGCGTGCGGCGCTGGCCCAGCCGGAGCTGGTCGCCGAGGGCCCCGGCAGCACCCCGCTGGTGCTCGCCGGAAGCCGAGAGCGCCCCCGGCTCTACCTGCGCCGCTACTGGCAACACGAGCAGGATATCCACAGCCGGATCAATGAGCGGCTCGGCGAGGCAAAGAGCGACGACGAGACCCCGGATGCGGCCCGCCTGCGCCCAATCCTCAACGCCCTCTTCCCCAACCGGAGCGATGCCCCGCACGCGATCGACTGGCAGAAGGCCGCCTGTGCGCTGGCCGGCCGCTCGCGCTTCGCGGTGATCACCGGCGGCCCCGGTACCGGCAAGACCACCACCGTGGTGCGCCTGCTCGCCCTGCTCCAGGCGCTGGCCCTCGGCGAAAATGGGGGTGAAGGCGAGGGTGAGGGAGAACAGGCCCTGCGCATCCGCCTGGCCGCCCCTACCGGCAAGGCCGCCGCCCGGCTCAACGAATCCATCGCCGGCCAGGTGGCGAAGCTCGACCTCGACGGCCTGGCCGACGACCCCGAGCGGCTGCGAAGCGTCATCCCCAAGGAGGTCTCGACGCTGCACCGGCTGCTCGGCTCCCGACCCGACACCCGCCGCTTCCGCCACGACCGCCACAACCCGCTGCCGCTGGACGTGCTGGTGGTGGACGAGGCCTCGATGGTGGATGTGGGCATGATGGCCGCGATGCTCGAGGCGCTGCCGCCCCGGGCGCGGCTGGTGCTGCTCGGCGACAAGGACCAGCTCGCCTCGGTGGAGGCCGGCTCGGTGCTCGGCGACCTGTGCGCCCGGGCCGAGGGCGGCCACTACACCCCTGCCACCGCCGAGTGGCTGGGAGAGGCCACCGGCCAGCCTCTGCCCGCAAAGACGCTGGACGCCGACGGCCAGCCGCTGGACCAGGCCATCGCCATGCTGCGCGTCAGCCACCGCTTCACCGCCGACAGCGGCATCGGCCAGCTGGCCGCGGCGATCAACCTCGAGGCCGCGCCCGCCGCCAAGCGCCACGCCATCACCACGGCGCTTACCCACGGCTTCGCGGACCTCTCGCACCACAAGCTTTCCGCCGACGACGAGCGCGGCCTGGCCCGCCTGGCCGTGACCGGCTGCCCCGAGCGCTTTCCGAATGCCAAGGCAGCCGATGCGCCGCCGGTGGGCTATCGCCACTTCCTGAGCGTGATGACCGAGCAGCGCCCGGCCGACCAGGCGGATCAGCAAGACTTCGATGACTGGGCAAGACAGGTGCTCGCGGCCCACGGCGACTTCCAGCTGCTGTGCGCACTGCGCCGCGGCCCCTGGGGCGTGGAGGGCCTGAACGAGCGGGTGCGCCAGGCGCTGGAGCAGGAGAAACTGATCGACAGCGAGGACGGCCGCCAGCGCTGGTACCCCGGCCGCCCGGTGCTGGTCACCAAGAACGACTACGGCCTGGGGCTGATGAACGGCGATATCGGCATCACCCTGGACATGCCGCGCCCGGGCGCTGTGCCCGGCGACGGCAGCCGCCGCCTGCTGCGGGTGGCCTTCCCCGCCGGCGACGGCACCGATCGCATCAAGTGGGTGCTGCCCTCGCGCCTGCAGGCGGTGGAGACGGTGTTCGCGATGACGGTGCACAAGTCCCAGGGCTCGGAGTTCACTCACGCCGCCCTGGTGCTGCCCGACGCGCCGAACCCCATCCTCACCCGGGAGCTGGTCTACACCGGCATTACCCGCGCCCGCCACTGGCTGACGCTGGTCGAAACCGGCCGCGGCCAGCTGATGGACGCGGCGCAAAGGCGAGTGATGCGAGTGAGTGGGTTGGGGAGTTGA
- a CDS encoding GGDEF domain-containing protein produces the protein MSSPITRGRLNRLTGQFHEPGREAMYRRDIAPRVRRESCLALCVAALVFGMFAISDYHYVGMGTPLTLLLAMRLLVVASCLVLALMIGRWGDYSRKAWLHALPLWILATGIILIVPLRPESLSTQVTAVAMATMAFYLLIPNLLPIVALASLYLSLGFLASAVMVADIPAVVALRIALLLVMANAVGFFALLRLEKLQRKQYALLQEERSQNQQMAEEIAHRKSLEAQLRRVAERDVLTGLDSRVHFMTRAQDLLQRSQFDKSPFSLMMIDVDHFKAINDTWGHSQGDRVLATIADTCKRSLRPQDVIGRFGGEEFIVALPDTHLEDARMVAERLQRKVAELPVREDMPDHRLTVTIGIAGGHEEATDLPSLIQSADQALYAGKHGGRNRVVMSDEGRAKA, from the coding sequence ATGTCGTCACCCATCACCAGAGGCCGGTTGAACCGGCTGACCGGTCAGTTTCACGAGCCCGGCAGGGAAGCGATGTATCGCCGGGATATCGCGCCCAGGGTGCGACGCGAGTCCTGCCTGGCGCTCTGCGTGGCGGCCCTGGTCTTCGGCATGTTTGCCATTTCCGACTACCACTATGTCGGCATGGGCACCCCGCTCACCCTGCTGCTCGCCATGCGCCTGCTGGTGGTCGCGTCCTGTCTGGTACTGGCCCTCATGATCGGACGCTGGGGCGACTATTCCCGCAAGGCCTGGCTGCACGCCCTGCCCCTCTGGATACTGGCGACAGGCATCATCCTGATCGTGCCCTTGCGCCCCGAGAGCCTATCCACCCAGGTCACCGCGGTGGCGATGGCCACCATGGCGTTCTACCTGCTGATCCCCAACCTGCTGCCCATCGTGGCCCTCGCGAGCCTCTACCTGAGCCTGGGCTTCCTGGCCTCGGCGGTGATGGTGGCGGACATTCCCGCCGTGGTGGCACTGCGCATTGCGCTGCTGCTGGTCATGGCCAATGCCGTGGGCTTCTTCGCCCTGCTGCGCCTGGAAAAGCTGCAGCGAAAACAATATGCGCTCCTGCAGGAAGAGCGGTCCCAGAACCAGCAGATGGCCGAGGAAATCGCTCACCGCAAGTCGCTGGAAGCCCAGCTGCGCAGGGTCGCCGAACGGGATGTCCTGACGGGCCTGGACAGTCGCGTTCATTTCATGACGCGAGCCCAGGACCTGCTTCAGCGGTCACAGTTCGACAAGTCGCCCTTCAGCCTGATGATGATCGACGTGGACCACTTCAAGGCCATCAACGATACCTGGGGACACAGCCAGGGCGATCGCGTGCTGGCCACGATCGCGGACACCTGCAAGCGATCCCTCCGGCCCCAGGACGTGATCGGGCGTTTCGGCGGCGAGGAATTCATCGTGGCCCTGCCGGACACTCACCTGGAGGACGCTCGAATGGTGGCGGAGCGGCTGCAGCGTAAGGTCGCCGAGCTGCCGGTGCGGGAGGACATGCCCGACCACCGCCTGACCGTCACCATCGGTATCGCCGGAGGCCACGAGGAGGCGACCGACTTGCCCTCCCTGATCCAGTCGGCGGACCAGGCCCTGTATGCCGGCAAGCACGGCGGCAGGAACCGGGTGGTGATGAGTGACGAAGGGAGAGCCAAGGCGTGA